One region of Glycine max cultivar Williams 82 chromosome 9, Glycine_max_v4.0, whole genome shotgun sequence genomic DNA includes:
- the LOC102669691 gene encoding uncharacterized mitochondrial protein AtMg00810-like, protein MSIEEESVKVDKAQYQRLVGKLIYLAHTRPDIVYATRVGRQFMHDPKVRHLQAANRVLQCLKDTPGRGPLFKRGGSLTIEAYTNADYTGSMSDRRSISSNCTFLCGNLVTWRSKKQSVVARSSVRQNLDLWHKESVSYCG, encoded by the coding sequence ATGAGCATTGAAGAGGAGAGTGTCAAGGTTGACAAGGCCCAATACCAGAGACTAGTGGGGAAGCTGATTTACTTGGCGCACACTAGACCAGATATAGTATATGCAACTAGGGTTGGGAGACAGTTCATGCATGATCCAAAGGTGAGACACTTGCAGGCTGCAAATCGTGTTCTGCAGTGCCTCAAAGATACTCCAGGGAGAGGACCCTTGTTCAAAAGAGGTGGAAGCTTAACTATTGAGGCTTATACTAATGCAGATTACACAGGTTCAATGAGTGATAGAAGGTCCATTTCAAGCAATTGCACATTCTTGTGCGGGAACCTTGTCACTTGGAGAAGTAAGAAGCAAAGTGTAGTGGCTCGATCAAGTGTgagacaaaatttagatctatggCACAAGGAATCTGTGAGCTATTGTGGATGA
- the LOC100527266 gene encoding GPI biosynthesis protein family Pig-F isoform X1, translating into MDRRKSNETTKSSTTSTVELPPPISASEALIVNALCALGLAFAFWIANTVYSIELVTHPSLTLFFIWITELPIVTLLYSRYRQNRKQCTYLRAVGRGVLGVPVGALLNFLGAIAVGAPVTFQYLPKTVNWALMMSVFTTIPASCVLGSSWADWRRIFAQTKPKGSIEYLICLPAHGAVIGAWFGAWPMPLDWERPWQEWPISVSYGTVAGYLVALVASLGFVLACGRSQHIKRE; encoded by the exons ATGGATCGCCGGAAAAGCAACGAGACAACGAAGTCGTCGACAACCTCAACCGTGGAATTGCCACCACCAATCTCAGCCTCAGAAGCCCTTATAGTCAACGCATTATGCGCGCTTGGCTTGGCCTTCGCCTTCTGGATTGCGAACACTGTCTACTCCATCGAACTCGTTACTCATCCTTCTCTCACACTCTTCTTCATCTGG ATTACAGAGCTCCCCATTGTGACCCTTCTATACAGTCGATATCGACAAAATCGGAAGCAATGCACG TACCTGCGAGCTGTTGGGAGAGGGGTTCTAGGAGTGCCTGTTG GGGCACTACTGAATTTTTTAGGAGCTATTGCTGTGGGGGCGCCTGTTACATTTCA GTATCTTCCCAAGACTGTAAATTGGGCTCTTATGATGTCTGTGTTCACA ACAATTCCAGCGTCATGTGTTCTTGGTTCATCGTGGGCTGACTGGCGACGTATATTTGCACAAACAAA GCCAAAAGGATCTATAGAGTACCTGATTTGTTTACCAGCACATGGAGCAGTTATTGGAGCATGGTTTGGGGCTTGGCCAATGCCTCTTGACTGGGAGAGGCCATGGCAG GAATGGCCCATTTCTGTGAGCTATGGGACCGTAGCTGGTTACCTGGTGGCATTGGTTGCATCATTGGGCTTTGTTCTTGCTTGTGGTAGATCACAACATATCAAAAGAGAATGA
- the LOC100527266 gene encoding GPI biosynthesis protein family Pig-F isoform X2 codes for MRAWLGLRLLDCEHCLLHRTRYSSFSHTLLHLDYRAPHCDPSIQSISTKSEAMHVPASCWERGSRSACWGTTEFFRSYCCGGACYISVSSQDCKLGSYDVCVHMLLQTIPASCVLGSSWADWRRIFAQTKPKGSIEYLICLPAHGAVIGAWFGAWPMPLDWERPWQEWPISVSYGTVAGYLVALVASLGFVLACGRSQHIKRE; via the exons ATGCGCGCTTGGCTTGGCCTTCGCCTTCTGGATTGCGAACACTGTCTACTCCATCGAACTCGTTACTCATCCTTCTCTCACACTCTTCTTCATCTGG ATTACAGAGCTCCCCATTGTGACCCTTCTATACAGTCGATATCGACAAAATCGGAAGCAATGCACG TACCTGCGAGCTGTTGGGAGAGGGGTTCTAGGAGTGCCTGTTG GGGCACTACTGAATTTTTTAGGAGCTATTGCTGTGGGGGCGCCTGTTACATTTCA GTATCTTCCCAAGACTGTAAATTGGGCTCTTATGATGTCTGTGTTCACA TGTTATTGCAGACAATTCCAGCGTCATGTGTTCTTGGTTCATCGTGGGCTGACTGGCGACGTATATTTGCACAAACAAA GCCAAAAGGATCTATAGAGTACCTGATTTGTTTACCAGCACATGGAGCAGTTATTGGAGCATGGTTTGGGGCTTGGCCAATGCCTCTTGACTGGGAGAGGCCATGGCAG GAATGGCCCATTTCTGTGAGCTATGGGACCGTAGCTGGTTACCTGGTGGCATTGGTTGCATCATTGGGCTTTGTTCTTGCTTGTGGTAGATCACAACATATCAAAAGAGAATGA
- the LOC100527266 gene encoding GPI biosynthesis protein family Pig-F isoform X3, translated as MRAWLGLRLLDCEHCLLHRTRYSSFSHTLLHLELPIVTLLYSRYRQNRKQCTYLRAVGRGVLGVPVGALLNFLGAIAVGAPVTFQYLPKTVNWALMMSVFTTIPASCVLGSSWADWRRIFAQTKPKGSIEYLICLPAHGAVIGAWFGAWPMPLDWERPWQEWPISVSYGTVAGYLVALVASLGFVLACGRSQHIKRE; from the exons ATGCGCGCTTGGCTTGGCCTTCGCCTTCTGGATTGCGAACACTGTCTACTCCATCGAACTCGTTACTCATCCTTCTCTCACACTCTTCTTCATCTGG AGCTCCCCATTGTGACCCTTCTATACAGTCGATATCGACAAAATCGGAAGCAATGCACG TACCTGCGAGCTGTTGGGAGAGGGGTTCTAGGAGTGCCTGTTG GGGCACTACTGAATTTTTTAGGAGCTATTGCTGTGGGGGCGCCTGTTACATTTCA GTATCTTCCCAAGACTGTAAATTGGGCTCTTATGATGTCTGTGTTCACA ACAATTCCAGCGTCATGTGTTCTTGGTTCATCGTGGGCTGACTGGCGACGTATATTTGCACAAACAAA GCCAAAAGGATCTATAGAGTACCTGATTTGTTTACCAGCACATGGAGCAGTTATTGGAGCATGGTTTGGGGCTTGGCCAATGCCTCTTGACTGGGAGAGGCCATGGCAG GAATGGCCCATTTCTGTGAGCTATGGGACCGTAGCTGGTTACCTGGTGGCATTGGTTGCATCATTGGGCTTTGTTCTTGCTTGTGGTAGATCACAACATATCAAAAGAGAATGA
- the LOC100791039 gene encoding splicing factor 3B subunit 4, translating to MTTRIAPGVGANLLGQHAAERNQDATAYVGNLDPQISEELLWELFVQAGPVVNVYVPKDRVTNQHQGYGFVEFRSEEDADYAIKVLNMIKLYGKPIRVNKASQDKKSLDVGANLFIGNLDPDVDEKLLYDTFSAFGVIVTNPKIMRDPDTGNSRGFGFISYDSFEASDSAIEAMNGQYLCNRQITVSYAYKKDTKGERHGTPAERVLAASNPTTQKSRPHTLFASGPPTLPSVPQANGVAPVPPRPFANGVAPPAIPALRPPPPQAAAFQPMPVPGQPTWHQQQPGQTLLPPAMPPPPQVQQFRPPHPGMQQMPPPPQAPPRPLPPPSVMASQPPPVWRLPPPQQQGGRPLPYPQSGMPPPPPPQ from the exons ATGACGACTCGAATTGCGCCCGGTGTGGGAGCCAATTTGCTGGGTCAACACGCCGCCGAGAGGAATCAAGACGCCACTGCTTATGTCGGCAATCTCGACCCTCAG ATAAGTGAGGAGTTGTTATGGGAATTGTTTGTTCAGGCTGGTCCAGTTG TTAATGTCTATGTTCCAAAGGATAGAGTCACCAACCAACATCAGGGTTATGGATTTGTTGAATTCCGCAGTGAAGAAGATGCTGACTAT GCCATCAAGGTGCTTAACATGATTAAGCTTTATGGCAAACCCATCCGTGTCAATAAG GCATCCCAAGATAAAAAGAGCTTGGATGTTGGGGCAAATCTTTTCATTGGCAATCTAGATCCT GATGTAGATGAGAAGCTCTTGTATGACACTTTCAGTGCATTTGGAGTTATTGTTACTAATCCAAAg ATCATGAGAGATCCTGACACAGGAAATTCCCGTGGTTTTGGCTTCATTAGCTACGATTCATTTGAGGCATCTGATTCAGCCATTGAG GCAATGAATGGACAATATCTTTGCAATCGTCAAATTACAGTGTCATATGCTTACAAGAAAGACACTAAGGGGGAACGGCATGGTACCCCGGCTG AAAGAGTTTTGGCTGCAAGTAATCCAACTACACAGAAGAGCAGACCTCATACTTTATTTGCTAGTGGACCTCCAACACTTCCGAGTGTTCCTCAGGCTAATGGTGTTGCTCCGGTGCCTCCCCGACCCTTTGCTAATGGGGTTGCTCCTCCTGCAATTCCTGCCCTCCGTCCTCCGCCCCCTCAAGCTGCTGCATTCCAGCCTATGCCCGTTCCTGGACAACCTACGTGGCATCAGCAACAGCCAGGTCAAACATTGTTACCACCCGCAATGCCACCTCCACCTCAAGTCCAGCAGTTCAGGCCACCTCACCCTGGTATGCAGCAGATGCCACCACCTCCACAAGCTCCTCCCAGGCCTCTTCCACCACCATCAGTAATGGCAAGTCAGCCACCACCTGTTTGGCGACTGCCACCCCCTCAGCAACAGGGTGGACGGCCTTTGCCATACCCTCAGTCCGGAATGCCGCCTCCACCACCTCCCCAGTAA